Proteins from a genomic interval of Halorubrum depositum:
- a CDS encoding zinc ribbon domain-containing protein: protein MIDAGPVYLAVAGALLLVALGLGIRVLRGIVREGRDRRRRRRAGEVEKYTEDEEYGRGPPATSDDREAAGPDGYPTDRGDPGATCPQCGAANESEFNYCRRCAAPLRPGA, encoded by the coding sequence GCGGGGGCGCTGCTGCTCGTCGCGCTGGGGCTCGGGATCCGCGTGCTCCGCGGGATCGTCCGCGAGGGGCGCGATCGACGGCGGCGTCGGCGGGCCGGCGAGGTGGAGAAGTACACGGAAGACGAGGAGTACGGGCGGGGACCGCCGGCCACCTCCGACGACCGCGAGGCGGCGGGGCCGGACGGCTACCCGACCGACCGCGGCGACCCCGGCGCGACGTGCCCCCAGTGCGGCGCGGCCAACGAGTCGGAGTTCAACTACTGCCGGCGCTGCGCGGCGCCGCTCCGCCCCGGCGCCTAG